One Danio rerio strain Tuebingen ecotype United States chromosome 22, GRCz12tu, whole genome shotgun sequence genomic window carries:
- the si:ch211-246m6.4 gene encoding transcription factor 15, whose protein sequence is MGSQLLRHGLPTTTLHAMKSSTGEHGLAHAHPAHDTQSLPSDPDDLDSGSDSSEKSTGAGSPTRGHREVRRRRGSRRLAGVSKQRQAANARERDRTHSVNTAFTSLRTLIPTEPADRKLSKIETLRLASSYISHLANVLLLGEDCRDGQPCLKYHNILQSNANLKSPPVRPICTFCLSNQRKMLRDGEKHTTA, encoded by the exons ATGGGCAGCCAGCTTCTACGCCATGGACTACCCACAACAACTCTGCACGCCATGAAGTCCAGTACAGGCGAGCACGGGCTAGCTCACGCACATCCCGCACACGATACCCAGAGCTTGCCCTCCGACCCTGATGATCTGGACAGCGGCAGTGACAGCTCGGAGAAATCCACTGGAGCTGGGAGCCCCACCAGGGGCCATAGAGAGGTCAGGAGACGCCGAGGGAGCCGCAGACTTGCAGGAGTGAGCAAACAACGGCAGGCAGCGAATGCCCGGGAGAGAGACCGCACTCACAGCGTCAACACTGCCTTCACATCTCTGCGCACCCTTATCCCAACGGAGCCGGCCGACAGGAAGTTGTCAAAAATTGAGACTCTACGATTGGCATCGAGCTACATTTCACACCTGGCCAATGTGCTTCTGTTAGGGGAGGACTGCAGGGACGGGCAACCCTGTCTGAAATATCACAACATCTTACAAAGCAATGCCAACCTTAAATCCCCACCAGTCCGACCCATCTGCACCTTCTGCCTGAGCAACCAAAGGAAAATG CTTCGAGATGGGGAAAAGCACACAACTGCGTGA